GACCGGGATGGGATGGCGCCCGCTCTGGCGCAGACTGCTGTCGGTATTTGCCAACTGCAGGCGGCACAGCTATCCCATGCCAGCGATGAACTCAATGGCGCTGTGGGGCGTATTGTCGACAACTTGCACGGCATAGCGGCAAAGGAAGCACGCCTTTCCGAAGATACCAGTGCCATGGCAGGTGTGGCAGATCAGACGGGAAGCTCTTTCCTGACGGGACTGGAAGCCGATCTCACCGTGGTTGGCGCCGTTCTGGACCAGAGTTCCCAGCTCAATCGTGCCCTGACCAAGGCCATGAACACCGTTGCCGAAACGGTAACGGAGATTACGGCGTTTGTCAGCGATATTGAGTTCATCGGTGAGGAAATCGAACTCATCGCCCTCAATGCACAGGTGAAAGCTGCCCTGACCGGTGACGATGGTGCCGCGCTTGGAGTCCTTGCAGAGGCTATTCAACGGCTGTCGGTGGATGCCATTGCCCAGACCTCTGCCGTTTCCAATATGTTGACCGAAGTTACCAATGCCACCGAAGGACTCTGCAACAGCGCCAGGGCAGATGCGACCGAGCTTGACCAGGAAGTGGAAGAAATGGTCAGTTCACTGCCGGGGCTGCTTCAATCCCTGCAGAGAGTGAATGATTCACTTAGCGAATGTCTGAAGAACATGCAAGGGGCTGTTGAAACGCTTTGTACAGATATTGACGCAGCAACCAACGGCATTACGGCCCATTTTCAGGTGACCCAGGTGATCGACCAGGTAAGGAGCGAACTGTGCACCATTATCGATGAAGCCCGTCTCATCGCTCCGTCATCTGATGCTGAAAACGGCAATCTGATGCAGCTTGCCGACCGCTACACCATGGACAGCGAACGCAAGATCCATCATTCCATGATCAAAAAAGAAGAGGGAGCAAGTACTCAACCTGTACCTGCCGATCCTGTCAGCGAAGTTTCTTCGCCGGCATCCGATGGGCTGGGAGATAACGTGGAGCTGTTTTAATATTCAGCGTCAGCTTTAGGAGGAGAATCTGTTATGGGTGAACTGAAGGTGACCATGGCCAAAGCGGAAGGGAACCCTGCTGCCTTGGTTGTAAAAGTCAGCGGACCGCTTACCGTCCAGAACGTTGGAGAATTGAAAACTTCTCTTTTGCAGGCATTGGAGGGAGGGGAACAGCTTTGCCTCGACCTGGCCGGGGTGACGGAGGTCGACCTGGCAGGCCTGCAACTCCTATGCTCGGCTCACCGCAGTTCCCTGCACCTTAACAAGCATCTCTGCATTACTACCGGTGATAGTGATATTATTGATACGGCGAGCATGGAAGCAGGTTTTCAGCGCCATGTGGGATGTGCCCAGGACAAGGAAAAAAGCTGCTTTTGGGTGGGAGGGAATGATTGATGGGAAAGATAATCATGACGGCGGATGATTCTGCCAGTGTCCGACAGATGGTCAGTTTTACCCTGAAACAGAACGGGTACGAGGTGGTGGAAGCGGTGGACGGAAAAGATGCGCTGCAGAAGCTTGGCGGACAAAAGGTCGATATGCTCATCACCGACCTGAACATGCCGAACCTGGACGGCATCGGCCTGATCAAGGGGGCGCGGGCTCTGCCTGCCTGTAAATTCATTCCTATCGTTATGCTTACCACGGAATCCCAGGACAGCAAAAAACAGGAAGGAAAGGCCGCCGGGGCAACCGGCTGGATAGTAAAGCCTTTCAAGCCTGAACAGCTGATGGCGGTGGTGAAGAAGGTGCTCGGATGATGGACCAACATCAAGAGGCATTCAAGGAAGAGGCTTACGAGCTTCTGGCAGAGTTGGAAACGTCCCTCCTGGAGCTTGAAGAAAGGCCTGATGATGAGGAAGTGATCGGCCGGGTCTTCCGGGCCATGCATACCATCAAGGGATCGGGGGCAATGTTCGGTTTTGAAGACATTGCCGCTTTTACCCACGAAGTGGAAACGGTTTTCGATCTGGTGCGCAACGGTCTGATTCCGGTAACCAAAACACTGGTCAACGTTACCCTGGCCGCTCGCGATCAGATCAAGGCCATGCTTGATGCTTCAACCGGGGGCGCTGTGGTTGACGTAGCCTGCACCGCAGAGATCATTGCCACCCTGAAGAGCATGCTTCCCGAAACGGAGTCTGAAAAATCATCGGCGAACCTTCAACCGGCCGAAGAGGCAAAAGGGGGGCAGCAGGAATCGGCTGAAGTTACCTACCGGATCCGTTTCGAACCAGACCAGGGTATTTTCATGCGAGGAACTAATCCCCTGAGCCTGGTCAAGGAATTGAGGGAACTTGGTCAGAGCCGGGTAATTGCCCAGGTGACCAACCTGCTTCCCCTGGAGGAGATGGATGCGGAGAGCTGCTATGTTTACTGGGATGTGATTTTGACCACCAACAGGGGAATTGACGCCATCAAGGATGTATTCATATTTGTAGAGGACGATTGCGAGCTGAAGATCGAGGCCATTGACAGTGGGGCACCTTTCGCCGGCGAAGATGGCTACAAGAAACTTGGCGAAATACTGGTGGAACGGGGTGATCTGAGCTTCGAGGAGATGAAGAATATCCTGTCCCAGCAGAAACGATTTGGGGAAATTGCCATCGAGAGCGGGTTTGTGGAACCGGAAAAAATCATCTCTGCCCTTGTGGAGCAGCAGCATGTGAAGGAGGTCCGGCAGGAAAGGCAATCCCAGGAGAACGCTTCCAGCATCCGTGTTCCTGCAGAAAAACTGGACGTTTTGGTAAACCTGGTGGGAGAACTGGTCACGGTCCAGGCTCGTCTTAGTCAGACCTCCGCCGGGCGCAGGGATGCGGAACTGATGTCCATCGCCGAAGAGGTGGAGCGTCTGACCGCAGAATTGCGGGATAACGCTCTCAACATCAGGATGCTGCCCATCGGCACCACCTTCAGTAAGTTCAAACGCCTGGTTCGCGATCTTTCCAACGAACTGGGCAAAAAGATTGAAATGGAGACTTCCGGCGCTGAGACGGAGCTGGATAAGACCGTCATAGAAAAGCTCAACGATCCCTTGGTGCACCTGATCCGCAACAGCATCGACCACGGCATAGAAATGCCCGAAGAGCGAGCGGCAGCCGGCAAGCCGGCACAGGGGACGGTGCATCTCTCCGCCGTTCATTCCGGCGACAGTGTCTTCATTACCATCAAAGACGACGGTGCAGGACTGGATAAGGAGGCCATTCGGGCCAAGGCCATAGAAAAGGGGCTTATTCCGCCCACCACAGAACTGTCCGAAAAAGAGATTTTTGCCCAGATATTTGCTCCCGGCTTTTCCACTGCTAAAAAGATCTCCAGTGTCTCCGGGCGCGGTGTCGGAATGGATGTGGTCAAGAGGGCCATCGAAGCGTTGCGCGGCACCATCGAAATAACCAGCAAACGGGGAGAAGGCACCACCATTACCGTAAAGATACCCCTGACCCTGGCCATCATCGAAAGCCTGCTGGTTCAGATCGGCGGCGACCGTTTCCTGCTTCCACTTTCACTGGTGGATGAATGTGTGGAATTGACCGGCAGCGACATCGAAAAGTCCCATGGAAGAAATCTGGCCACCGTTCGTGACCACATGGTGCCATACATCCCACTCCGGGAGAAGTTCCGGATCATCGGCAATGCGCCGGAAATCCAGCAGATCGTCATCACCCAGGTCAACGGCATGCGTGTCGGCTTTGTGGTCGACCACGTCATAGGCGAGCACCAGACGGTTATCAAATCACTGGGACGGGCTTATAAAAATGTCGAGGGCATATCGGGAGCGACGATTCTGGGTGACGGGGCGGTTGCACTGATCGTGGATATCCCGCAACTGATAAAGGAAGTGGAGGCGCAGAGCCTGCAATAGGTTGTTTAAGGGCAATCTTATGTAATGTGGTTAGAAAGGGAGGAAACATTTCATGGACATCAGCAATATGAAACTTGCTACAAAATTGTACGGTGGTATTGGTCTGATCGTCGCAGCTCTTGTGTGTGTTGTCCTGTTCCAGGTGATAAAGATGCGGGAGCTGGGCAATGTCCAGGATCACGGAGCCGACCTGAGTGGCAACGCAGTCGCCATTCAGGAAGTGCAGGTGCGGCTTGAGGCTCTGTACGGCATAATGGCCGACGCTGTTATCAATCGCAATCTTGCCGAATCACGCAAGGAATTCAAGGACGCTAAAGACAACCTTCTGAAAGATGTGGATAATGTGCGTAAACTGGCCGATACGGCGGAGGAAAAGCAGTTGGCTGAAGCCTTTGCCGTCAATCTCGCCAAATATCAGGACCTGTTTGAAAACAGGCAGCTGCCCGAGTTGCAGAAAGGCGCCGGCTCCAGCACGGAAGAGCTCCGCAGGATAGACGCTCTGCTCGATGCAGCACGGGATGCCGCAATCGAGCCGTTGCATAAGATTGTCGTCTCCATCAAGAAGGAAAGCACCAATGGTGATGAAATGTTCGATGCCTTGAGGCAGCGAACCTCCACCATATCCATTGTTTGCAGCGTAGCGGCACTGATCTTCTCGGTCATTTTCGGCTGGCTGCTGGTCAGGAACGTGCAGCGGCAGTTGGGGGGAGATCCTCTCTACGTGGTCGAGATAACACGCAAGGTCGCAGCAGGTGACCTGTCAATGTCCATAGACACCACAGGCAAGGATGAACGAAGTTTGATCTTTGCCATGGCGCAGATGATGTGTACCATAAAGGCACTGGTCGACGATACCGGCGTGCTGGTAAAGGCGGCCATCGACGGCAAGCTCGATGTAAGGGCTGACGCCGACAAGCACCATGGGGAATTCCAGAAAATAGTTCATGGAGTCAACGCGACCCTTGATGCCGTAGTAACCCCTCTGAACGTGACGGCCGATTATGTTGCCCGCATCTCAAAGGGTGACATGCCTCCTCAGATAACGGAGGAGTATAAGGGGCAGTACAATCTGATCAAACAGAACCTTAACCTGCTGATCGATTCCACTAACCGTATAGCAGCAGCAGCCAGGGAAGTGGCAGACGGCAACCTGCAAGTTGAGCTGAAGGTTCGTTCGGAGAATGATGAGCTGATGAAAGCATTGTCAGCCATGGTGGCCAATCTTGTGGAAATCATCGGCAATGTGAAATCTGCCGCAGACAACGTTGCAGCCGGCAGCCAGCAGCTTTCCGCAGGTTCCGAGGAAATGTCCCAGGGAGCAAGCGAGCAGGCTGCCGCTGCCGAAGAAGCATCCTCTTCCATGGAAGAAATGACCGCAAGTATCAGACAGAATGCTGACAATGCCATGCAGACCGAAAAAATCGCCCTGAAATCAACCGCTGACGCCCAGGAAGGGGGAAGGGCCGTTGATGAAACAGTCCTGGCCATGAAGGAAATAGCAAGCCGGATCACCATCATAGAAGAGATAGCCCGGCAAACGAACCTGCTTGCGTTGAACGCAGCCATTGAGGCGGCCCGTGCCGGTGAGCATGGCAAGGGATTTGCCGTTGTTGCTTCCGAAGTACGCAAGTTGGCCGAGCGTAGTCAGAAGGCAGCGGGTGAAATAAGCGAACTTTCGGCTTCCAGTGTCGACATTGCCGAAAAAGCAGGTCAAATGCTCAGTTCCATACTTCCCGATATTCAGAAGACGGCGGAACTGGTGCAGGAGATAAATGCATCCAGTAAAGAGCAGGATACGGGGGCAGAGCAGATAAACAAAGCAATACAGCAGCTTGATCAGGTTATACAAACCAATGCAGGTGCTTCGGAAGAGATGGCCTCCACTGCCGAAGAGCTGGCGTCCCAGGCCGAACAGCTGCAACAGGCAATCGCCTACTTTAAAATCGACAGTTCGGCAGTGGACAAACGACCGATAACCGAAAAAAAGCCGGTGCAAAAGCAACAGGCTAAAGCTGACAAATCTCTGAAAAATGCCAAAGCCAACTGTTATTCAAAAAAGGCCGTGGGCCATGATCTTGATATGCAGGAACCACACAATGAATTGGATTCTGATTTCGAGAAATTCTGAGTAAGGGCAGGAGGTAACAGAGATTCTTATATTTCCAGTTATATGAGAGGCGCTGCTCATCGTTGCAGCGCCTCTCATACCTCATCTTTACTTAGACCGACAGCCCCGGATAACAGCCTGAGACCCACCCCCCAATATACTCCCATGCTTATCTTTGATGACTCCAGAAATTAGTAATTACCTACCATTTTACTATTAAAATTATTTCCACATTCTTTATAAAAAAAGTTTAGAAAAAAAAATAAATTCCGAAAAGTGACATTGTTGAAGCAGAATTTTAATCTCCTTTATTCATCCTTGATGGGGATGCTTGAAGATTAGAGCTGCTCCATCTGCAAATGAACCATATTTCCAGGTTCAATCACATCAACGTGGAGGGGTAAATGTTCAAGAACATGAAGATCGGTACCAAACTGGGAATCGGGTATGGCGTTGTTCTTTTGCTTATGGTGTTAATGGGAGTGCTGGCCTATGTGAATGTGAGCAGGTTGAGCAACAGTATCGATGAGCTTGCCGCAGACAGGTTCCCTAAGACCGTCCAGGCCAACGATGTTATCGATCAACTGAATATTGCCGCCAGAGCTACCAGAAACGCCATCCTTACCGATGACAGGTCGGAGGCAGCTAAAGAAATTGGCCGTATACCAGATTGTTCCAGGATAATTAATGACAGGATGGAAAAACTCAAGGCTGCTATTCAAGATCCGAAAGGTAAGGAGCTCTTTTCTGCCGTTGAAGTTGGCAGGGAAAAGTACCGTGATGATCTGAAACAATTGATCGATCTCATTAATCAGGGGAAGAACGCACAGGCGAAAGCCCTTCTTTTCGGCAAGATGAGGACGAGCCAGCAGGATTATATGCAGGGCATAGCCGAGCTTATCGCCTATGAGACCCAAGAGGTGAATCGGATCGGCAAGGAGGGTATAGCACTTGGCAAGCATACCATAACGATTATTCTGGCGTGCACGATTTTTGCTCTGTTGCTGGGCGCTACAATCGCGTTGATCATCACCCGAGCCATTACCAAACCTGTTGCAGCATGTATTACCGCAGCCAACAAGATAGCCGGCGGCGATATGGATGTGGCTCTGGATGTGACGGCTCAGGACGAAACCGGAAAACTGCAGGCAGCCATGCAGACAATGGTTGAAGCCATAAAAGCTTTAGTGGCAGATGCCAACATGCTTGCCCAGGCGGCACAGGAAGGCAGGCTGGCAACCCGTGCCGATGCAGCCAGGCACCAGGGAGACTACCAACGGATCGTTGCAGGAGTCAATCAGACACTGGATGCCGTTATCAACCCTCTCAACCTGGCCGCGGAATATGTGGACCTGATCAGCAAGGGGGACATCCCGACAAAGATAACCGATAACTACAACGGCGACTTCAACCAGATAAAGATCAATTTGAACAACTGCATCGACATTATGCAGAGGCTGCTGGAGCAGACCGACATCCTCATTCGCGGTGCTGCTGAGGGTGAGCTTGACAAACGTGCCAATGCGGAGCTTTTTACCGGTGGATGGAAGGACCTGGTGAGCGGTGTCAATAATATCCTCACCAATATCGTCAATCCGCTCATGCTGACAGCAGACTATGTAGACCGCATTTCCAAGGGCAACATGCCACCGCTGATAACAGCCGAATACAAGGGGCAGTACAACATTATCAAGAACAACCTGAATCTATTGGTGGATTCGACCAACGGCATCACAGCGGCAGCTAAGGAGATAGCCGGCGGCAATCTGCAGGTGGAGCTCAAGATGCGTTCGGCCGAGGATGAACTGATGCAGGCTTTGTCCGCAATGGTGGAGAAGCTTGTAGCTATTATAAAAGAAGTGAAGTCGGCAGCGGACAACGTGGCCGGCGGTAGTATGCAATTGTCATCGGCGGCACAGGAAATGTCCCAGGGGGCAAGCGAACAGGCGGCAGCAGCCGAAGAAGCATCATCATCCATGGAGGAGATGACCTCGATTATAAGGCAGAACGCCGACAACGCACAGCAGACGGAAAAGATAGCGGTGAAATCGGCCGAGGACGCCAAGGAGGGGGGCAAGGCCGTTGCCGAGACGGTGCAGGCCATGAGGGATATCGCTGACAAGATTTCCATCATCGAGGAAATCGCCCGGCAGACCAACATGCTGGCGCTGAACGCAGCCATCGAGGCCGCACGCGCCGGAGAGCACGGCAAAGGATTTGCCGTGGTGGCAAGCGAGGTAAGGAAGCTGGCCGAGAGAAGCCAGAACGCTGCGGGCGAAATCTCCACCCTTTCCGTTTCCAGTGTGGAGGTGGCTGAGAAGGCAGGCCAGATGCTGGCAAACATCCTTCCCGACATCCAGAAGACTGCTGAACTGGTGCAGGAGATCAATGCCGCGAGCAGGGAACAGGATTCAGGTGCGGAGCAGATCAACAAGGCGATCCAGCAGCTTGATCAGGTCATTCAGCAGAATGCAGGAGCTTCGGAAGAGATGGCTTCAACGGCCGAAGAGCTTTCTTCCCAGGCGGAGCAACTGCAGGATAATATTTCCTTCTTCAGGATCGGTGCGACGGAGCCGGCAAAGCAGGCTAAGGACAAAAAGAAATCTGCCAATGCTACCCATGCCGCTCCTGCAATGGACAACATCAAACACGCCAAGGCCAATGGATATCACAAGAAGGTGGTCGGGCACGATCTGGATATGAATGATGACCATGACAACCTGGACGGGGATTTTGAAAAATATTGATTACAGGTAAAAGAAGAGGAGCCGGATAACTTCCGGCTCTTCGCCAAACTTGCTATGCTCAGGCAGCAAAGGGCTGGAACCCAATCCATCGGGTCCAGCCCTTTTTCATTCTCCAGCCTCCCGATTTGCTCCAGATTTCCCGCCACTTTGTACATGTTTTACTATTTGATTCTACTGTTTTGCGTGCTGAAATTAGAAAAATTTACCTTCAAGTTCTCCGTAATATTACCGAAGAATGTCGGTAGCGACGGAATTCAAGGTAAATGGCATGCAACGGCGGAGGAAAATCATGTTTAAAGAAATGAAGTTGGCAACGCGTTTGGCCCTGTCTTATGGCGTGATCATCGTTTTGATGGTGATTATGGGGGGCATCTCACACCTGGGGTTGAAAAAAATCAATGATGCTGTCGAAGTTCTGGTAACGGACAAATGGCCGAAGACGGTCCAGGCCAACGCAATGATCGGTGAGGTGAATGTGGTTGCCAGGGCGTTGCGCAACATGCTCCTGACCGATGACAAAACCGTCATGCAGAAGGAACGGTCAAGGGTAATCGACGCTACTGCAGCCATCAACAAGCACTATGACGAGCTGGAAAAGACGGTCACGAGCGAGAAAGGCAAAGGGCTTCTAAATACGCTCCAGGACGCACGTGCCAAATACGAGGCGGAAATGGCCCACGTTCTTTCAGTCATAGATGCGGGAGATAAAAAAGCTGCGACAGGCTTGCTTTTCGGCAAGTACCGTCAATTGCAGACCGCATATCTGGAGGCATCGTCAGAGATGATCAGGTACCAGAGCGGTGAAATGGACCGGACCGGCAAAGAGGCGGTGGAGACCTATGGCAGAATTTCCCTGCTTATCTACGTTCTTCTGGCTGTCTGCTTCGCCTTGGCGGGGGTGATCGGCTGGCTGGTGACGAGAAGCATCACCAGGCCCATAGCACAGGCGGTTGACATCAGCAACCGGGTTGCCGCCGGCGACATGAGCGTGGAAATAGGCAATACGGGCGCCGATGAAACAGGCCTGCTTTTAAACAGCATGAAGAAAATGATCGACCACATAAAAATGCTGGTGGACGATACGGATATGCTTGCCAAGGCGGCCGTGGAGGGCAAACTTACCCTGCGCGCCGATTCCTCTAAACACGAAGGAGATTTCCGCAGGGTGGTCGAAGGGGTCAACGCGACCATTAACAGGCTGGTAGGCCTGTTGGACAGTATGCCGGCTCCGGCAATGATAATCGATAATGACTTCAATATCCTATATATGAATGAATTGGGCGCCCAGGTGGGGGGCAAGACGCAACAACAGGTGCTCGGCGCCAAATGTTACGACCATTTCAAGACGTCAGATTGTAAAACCCACAACTGTGCCTGTGGAAGGGCGCTTCAGACCGGGCAGCCGGCAAGCAGCGAGACCGATGCCCATCCTGCAGCCGGCATCGATCTGGAAATCTCCTATACCGGGGTTCCGTTACGTAACGATTCCGGCCAGGTAGTCGGGGCTTTCGAGGTGGTGAGCGATCAAACAGCAGTCAGGAAGGCTGCCCGCCTTGCCGCAAAAATTGCCGATTACCAGAATAAGGAAACGAAAAAGCTGGTGGAAGGGCTGGGAAGGCTGGCACAGGGTGATGTGGATTTGACGGTGGTACCGGAGTCTGCCGATGGCGACACCATGGAAGTAAAAGCGACCTTCGAAAAAATTGCCGAAGCTGTGAATAAATGCGTAGAGGTTATCAACGGCCTGAACACCGATGTAGCAATGCTTGCCCGGGCTGCCATGGAAGGACGGCTGAATATCCGTGCCGATGCCGGCAAGCACTCGGGGGCATATGGTGCCATCGTCCACGGTGTTAACGAGACCATTGGCAGACTGGTGGGCTTTCTCGACAGCATGCCGTCACCGGCCATGATTATCGATAATGATTTTACCATCCTCTATATGAATGACCTGGGGGCAAGGGTAGGTGGAAAGACCCCCGCCCAGGTGGTGGGAACCAAATGCTACGATCACTTCAAGACATCCGATTGCAAAACCGCTCAGTGTGCCTGTCAGCAGGCTATAACCGGCGGAATCGAGGCAACCAGCGAAACGGATGCCCATCCTGCCATCGGTGTCGATCTGGATATTTCCTATACCGCAGTGCCCATAAAGGATGGCCATGGCCATGTCATGGGTGCCCTGGAGGTAGTAACCGATCTGACCGCTGTGAAAAGGGCGGCAAGAGTGGCGAAAAAAATAGCCGACTTCCAGGCGGTGGAAACGAACAAGCTGGTTGATGGCCTGGAACGACTGGCGAAGGGAGAGATCAATTTCACCATTGCCACCGCACCGGCAGATGACGACACCAAAGAGGTGAAACAGACTTTTGACGTTATCGCCCATGCAGTGAATACCACTGTTCAGGCAACTCAAACCATTACGGAGGCTGCCAAACTCGTTGCCGGTGGGGATCTGACCGTAGAGATCAAGGAACGTTCGCCGGAAGATGAACTGATGCATGCCCTTTCGGCGATGGTTAAAATGCTGAATGAGGTGGTATCTGACGTTAAAAAAGCGGCCGACAATGTGGCGGCCGGAAGCCAGGAATTGTCTTCGGCTTCCACCGGAATGTCCCAGGGGGCCAGTGAGCAGGCTGCGGCCGCCGAAGAGGCATCTTCCTCCATGGAGGAGATGTCTTCCAATATCCGGCAGAACGCCGATAATGCCATACAGACGGAAAAAATAGCATCCAAATCGGCCAAGGATGCCCAGGAGGGTGGGAAAGCGGTACTTGAGACCGTTGCTGCCATGAAGGACATCGCCGGCAAGATATCGATCATCGAAGAAATAGCCCGCCAGACCAATCTCCTTGCCCTCAATGCGGCCATAGAGGCGGCCCGGGCAGGCGAACACGGCAAAGGGTTCGCAGTGGTGGCCAGCGAGGTACGCAAGCTGGCCGAGCGAAGCCAGCGAGCTGCCGCGGAAATTTCGGAGCTGTCCTCAACCAGTGTCGGGGTAGCTGAATCGGCAGGAAACATGCTCAGTAAGATCGTTCCCGACATTCAGAAGACGGCAGAACTTGTACTGGAGATAAGCGCCAGTAGCAGAGAGCAGGATGCCGGCGCCGAGCAGATCAACAAGGCAATACAGCAACTGGATCAGGTGATTCAGCAGAATGCAGGCGCTTCCGAAGAAATGGCATCCACAGCCGAAGAGTTGGCTTCACAGGCTGAGCAGCTGCAAAGCACCATAGCCTTCTTCAAGATCCGTGACGCTATTGCCGTGAAACGACCGATGGAACAAAAAGTCATTCCCCAGGTGAAACAAAAGGTGCAGCCGGTCAAGGAGATAAAAAAAGCCAAGGCCAACGGTTATGGGAAAAAGGCAGTGGTCGGTCATGACCTGGATATGACGGATGGACACGACAATCTGGACAGTATTTTCGAAAAATACTAAAGGGATTTTGGTTCCCGGCAAGGCGCGGCGACGCAGCTCCAGCTGCCGCCTTGCCGGAGGAGCAACACAGCCGGGGCCAAGGTGAAGCGAAAGTGCCTGGTTCAAAAGAACCAGGCACTTGAGTCTGATGAAAAAGCCCTATCTGCGGCGTTGCCCTTACCAGTCGTCGCTGCGGCGTACCGTTAAGTACGCCTCACTCCTCAGGTTTCGGGCGCCTTGCACCTAGGGCTTTTTGATCAGCCTTACATATTGTGACTTCGTCAGCAATCTGAAGTGCCTGGTTCAAAAGAACCAGGCACTTTTATATTTAGCTTTACCTTTCATGTTAATTGAATATAATAAACTACTTCAAACTTTATCCCGAAAGGATGATGATGCCGAACGGCTCCAAGGATTATAATATCCTGGTTGATGGGGATGGCAGGGGTGCCCAGCTGTTGGGGCTGGTCTGGACTGTAGTGATTGCGGTCATGGCTATCGCACTTCTCACCGACATTGAGGAGATGGTCGGTTTGATCAATACTTTTGGCCTCGTAATGTTATGGATAGTGGGGATTGGCGGGATCTGTCTGGGAAGCAGAAAACTGCGGCAAAGCGAAGAGAGATTATACTCTGCTGAACAGGCTCTGTGGAAATCAAAGCAGAATCTTGAACTAAAAGTCATGGAACGAACTGCGGAACTGGAAAGGGCCAATCTGCGGCTCAAAGATGAGGTCGAAGAGCGTTTGCGTGCAGAAACCGCTTTACGAGCATCGGAGATGAAATATCGCATCGTAGCCGAGAATACCTATGGCTGGGAGTTCTGGCTGGATGTGCAGGGCCGGTTCATCTATTCGTCACCCGCCTGCAAGGAGATCACCGGTCATGGAGCCGAGGAGTTCGTGACGGATCATGAACTTTTTCGCCGCATTATTTTTCACGAGGATCTGAGGTGTTATGAGACTCACAGAAAAGAGGTTGAAGAGGGGCGCAAAACCGATTCAGTTGCTTTTCGCATCGTCAGGCCGGACGGCAGTATGCGCTGGATCGGCCATGTCTGCCAGCCTGCCTACGATGACGAGGGCAATTTCATCGGTACCCGGGGGAGCAACCGTGATATCAGTGGCCGCAAACGGACAGAAGACGAGATACGCATGCTGAACGAAGAACTGGAGGCCAGGGTAAGAAAAAGGACTGCCCAACTTGAGGCTTCCAACCGGGAACTGGAGGGATTTTGTTATGCCATATCCCATGACCTTCGAGCTCCGCTGACGCGTCTTGAAGGATACAGCCGGGCATTGCTCGAAGACTGCGGTGATACCCTCGACAACCAGGGGCGCACCTATGCGGAAAGCATTGAGAGGAACAGCAAACAGCTGAAAGAGGTCATAGATATACTTCTCGAATTGACAATGCTGACCCGTAGCGACCTGATGGTGGAGGAGATAAATCTGAGCGAGATGTGTCATGAAATTATGAACGACTTGCAAACTGCGTATGTCGGACGCAACATCGAGTTGTTGGTGGCGCCGATGGTCATGGCCAGAGGAGACAGAAACCTGCTGATGGTGGCCCTTAGAAATCTCCTGGATAATGCCTGCAAGTATACGGCGAAGCATCAACAGGCGACTATCGAATTCGGCGTGATGGAGCAGAAAACACGAAAGGTCTTTTTCATCCGCGATGATGGTGCAGGCTTCGATATGAAATTCGCCAAAAAGATGTTCAAGCCGTTCGAACGTATTCACCGCTCGGAAGAATTTTCCGGTGTGGG
This region of Geotalea daltonii FRC-32 genomic DNA includes:
- a CDS encoding methyl-accepting chemotaxis protein, whose protein sequence is MFKEMKLATRLALSYGVIIVLMVIMGGISHLGLKKINDAVEVLVTDKWPKTVQANAMIGEVNVVARALRNMLLTDDKTVMQKERSRVIDATAAINKHYDELEKTVTSEKGKGLLNTLQDARAKYEAEMAHVLSVIDAGDKKAATGLLFGKYRQLQTAYLEASSEMIRYQSGEMDRTGKEAVETYGRISLLIYVLLAVCFALAGVIGWLVTRSITRPIAQAVDISNRVAAGDMSVEIGNTGADETGLLLNSMKKMIDHIKMLVDDTDMLAKAAVEGKLTLRADSSKHEGDFRRVVEGVNATINRLVGLLDSMPAPAMIIDNDFNILYMNELGAQVGGKTQQQVLGAKCYDHFKTSDCKTHNCACGRALQTGQPASSETDAHPAAGIDLEISYTGVPLRNDSGQVVGAFEVVSDQTAVRKAARLAAKIADYQNKETKKLVEGLGRLAQGDVDLTVVPESADGDTMEVKATFEKIAEAVNKCVEVINGLNTDVAMLARAAMEGRLNIRADAGKHSGAYGAIVHGVNETIGRLVGFLDSMPSPAMIIDNDFTILYMNDLGARVGGKTPAQVVGTKCYDHFKTSDCKTAQCACQQAITGGIEATSETDAHPAIGVDLDISYTAVPIKDGHGHVMGALEVVTDLTAVKRAARVAKKIADFQAVETNKLVDGLERLAKGEINFTIATAPADDDTKEVKQTFDVIAHAVNTTVQATQTITEAAKLVAGGDLTVEIKERSPEDELMHALSAMVKMLNEVVSDVKKAADNVAAGSQELSSASTGMSQGASEQAAAAEEASSSMEEMSSNIRQNADNAIQTEKIASKSAKDAQEGGKAVLETVAAMKDIAGKISIIEEIARQTNLLALNAAIEAARAGEHGKGFAVVASEVRKLAERSQRAAAEISELSSTSVGVAESAGNMLSKIVPDIQKTAELVLEISASSREQDAGAEQINKAIQQLDQVIQQNAGASEEMASTAEELASQAEQLQSTIAFFKIRDAIAVKRPMEQKVIPQVKQKVQPVKEIKKAKANGYGKKAVVGHDLDMTDGHDNLDSIFEKY
- a CDS encoding sensor histidine kinase, translated to MNIINYFKLYPERMMMPNGSKDYNILVDGDGRGAQLLGLVWTVVIAVMAIALLTDIEEMVGLINTFGLVMLWIVGIGGICLGSRKLRQSEERLYSAEQALWKSKQNLELKVMERTAELERANLRLKDEVEERLRAETALRASEMKYRIVAENTYGWEFWLDVQGRFIYSSPACKEITGHGAEEFVTDHELFRRIIFHEDLRCYETHRKEVEEGRKTDSVAFRIVRPDGSMRWIGHVCQPAYDDEGNFIGTRGSNRDISGRKRTEDEIRMLNEELEARVRKRTAQLEASNRELEGFCYAISHDLRAPLTRLEGYSRALLEDCGDTLDNQGRTYAESIERNSKQLKEVIDILLELTMLTRSDLMVEEINLSEMCHEIMNDLQTAYVGRNIELLVAPMVMARGDRNLLMVALRNLLDNACKYTAKHQQATIEFGVMEQKTRKVFFIRDDGAGFDMKFAKKMFKPFERIHRSEEFSGVGIGLATVQRIIQRHGGRIWAEGEIEKGATFFFSL